From a single Candidatus Delongbacteria bacterium genomic region:
- a CDS encoding PDZ domain-containing protein encodes MKTLLAILLLAARIALAGDTFLGVILDDEPVSLDKYGEKGLAVRVDQVVDGSPAEKAGIRDGDLFLLFGGKAVTDRDDLSFYLGRHEPGDTIKLVVLRGGEKHTLSAQLGEAPRNAPVVKVFGKDVSSNSGFLGVTTQEINTNLLEFFGVEEGYGVLVDGVVSGSSAEKNGIKVGDVIVQLDDKRVDSIGRLGRLTRSTKPGTTITILIYRDHKPRTLTFQIGSRDHSSLFVPDTETPRALLLDGTVDGAETMADMGIRIGEGVVNGLESSMLFFSFDEENRQEIRESMEEARRDLEENREELRQDMLELREEMRQDMLDGDCDPMPGFLLREDTGVF; translated from the coding sequence GTGAAAACCCTGCTGGCCATCCTGCTGCTCGCGGCCAGAATCGCCCTGGCCGGCGACACCTTTCTGGGAGTGATCCTGGACGACGAACCGGTCTCTCTGGACAAGTATGGCGAAAAGGGTCTGGCGGTCCGGGTCGACCAGGTCGTTGACGGATCGCCCGCCGAAAAGGCCGGCATCCGCGATGGCGACCTGTTTCTGCTCTTCGGGGGCAAGGCAGTCACCGATCGCGACGACCTCAGTTTCTATCTGGGACGCCACGAACCGGGTGATACGATCAAACTGGTCGTGTTGCGGGGCGGCGAGAAGCACACCCTGAGTGCCCAATTGGGCGAGGCCCCAAGGAACGCGCCCGTGGTCAAGGTCTTCGGCAAGGACGTGAGTTCCAACTCGGGCTTCCTGGGAGTGACCACGCAGGAGATCAACACCAACCTGCTCGAGTTCTTTGGTGTCGAGGAAGGATACGGAGTGCTCGTCGATGGCGTGGTGTCCGGATCTTCCGCCGAGAAGAACGGAATCAAGGTCGGTGATGTGATCGTGCAGCTCGACGACAAGCGCGTCGACAGCATCGGCCGCCTGGGACGTCTCACGCGCAGCACGAAACCCGGTACGACCATCACCATCCTGATCTACCGGGACCACAAACCGCGCACCCTCACCTTCCAGATCGGCAGCCGCGATCATTCCAGCCTGTTCGTGCCCGACACGGAAACCCCACGGGCCCTGCTGCTTGACGGCACCGTGGACGGAGCGGAAACGATGGCCGACATGGGAATCCGCATCGGCGAGGGCGTGGTGAACGGACTGGAGTCCTCCATGCTCTTCTTTTCGTTCGACGAGGAGAACCGCCAGGAGATCCGCGAAAGCATGGAAGAAGCCCGGCGTGACCTCGAGGAAAATCGCGAGGAACTTCGTCAGGACATGCTCGAATTGCGAGAGGAGATGCGCCAGGACATGCTCGACGGAGACTGTGATCCAATGCCAGGATTCCTTCTTCGCGAGGATACCGGCGTCTTCTAG
- a CDS encoding TolC family protein, translating to MRSAISLCVTLFLTSAAFAETLDPARSYTFADLYAIGGAGNTSVASAELDVNSLRGDRLQALGTFLPTVDLSANTSRTRRETFDYVASDGSIQTSPAGESFVTNSNSWSISASQDLFKGFETVSNYRLALLAQADVRLAHERAQLQLHRDLRRQVHQVIARRELLGREEELLRQNEEQHRLAQARFEVGAVTQLDVLQTEIDLGSQQLNVENARQELRSAWDALAVLIGLEPGVQATLDVPFDVFQPTWQAEDLVAMAEETRYELVVQQHRVESARWSTTAARARFMPNLSLGLDYSRSINREERKDLELFPDNNTTWLGLNLRLPLFTGFTTTNTWQHRRADEQREQLNLEQARRQARSEIGDALARLGSSWEQSRVTEKNRELARRSFEMEEERYRLGLATLLNVQSARATLRQAETGHIQQQLDFLDRLADLELSVGRTLR from the coding sequence ATGCGTTCCGCGATTTCCCTTTGTGTGACCCTGTTCCTGACATCCGCCGCCTTCGCCGAGACATTGGATCCGGCCCGCAGTTACACCTTCGCGGACCTGTACGCCATCGGCGGCGCGGGCAACACCTCCGTGGCCTCGGCCGAACTGGATGTGAACAGCCTGCGTGGCGACAGGCTGCAGGCGCTGGGCACCTTTCTGCCCACAGTGGACCTGAGCGCCAACACCTCGCGGACACGCCGGGAAACCTTTGACTACGTGGCCTCCGACGGGTCCATCCAGACCAGCCCGGCGGGTGAAAGCTTCGTCACCAATTCCAATTCCTGGTCGATCAGCGCCAGCCAGGACCTGTTCAAGGGCTTTGAGACCGTGTCCAACTATCGCCTGGCCCTGCTGGCCCAGGCGGATGTGCGTCTGGCCCACGAGCGGGCCCAGCTGCAATTGCATCGCGATCTGCGACGCCAGGTGCATCAGGTGATCGCCCGTCGCGAACTGCTGGGGCGTGAGGAGGAGCTGTTGCGCCAGAACGAGGAGCAGCACCGTCTGGCCCAGGCCCGTTTCGAGGTGGGCGCCGTGACACAACTGGATGTGCTGCAGACCGAAATCGATCTGGGCAGCCAGCAGCTGAACGTGGAGAATGCGCGCCAGGAACTGCGCTCGGCATGGGACGCCCTGGCCGTGCTGATCGGGCTCGAACCGGGAGTGCAGGCCACTCTCGATGTACCCTTCGATGTGTTCCAGCCCACCTGGCAGGCCGAGGATCTGGTGGCCATGGCCGAAGAAACCCGCTACGAGCTTGTGGTCCAGCAGCACCGCGTGGAAAGTGCCCGCTGGAGCACCACGGCCGCGCGTGCCCGCTTCATGCCCAACCTGTCTCTGGGGCTGGACTACAGCCGCTCGATCAACCGTGAAGAGCGCAAGGATCTGGAACTCTTTCCCGACAACAACACCACCTGGCTGGGCCTGAATCTGCGTCTGCCCCTGTTCACGGGTTTCACCACCACCAATACCTGGCAGCATCGACGTGCCGACGAGCAACGCGAGCAACTCAATCTGGAGCAGGCTCGCCGCCAGGCCCGTTCGGAAATCGGCGATGCCCTGGCGCGCCTCGGATCCTCCTGGGAGCAGAGCCGTGTCACGGAAAAGAACCGCGAGCTGGCGCGCCGTTCCTTCGAAATGGAGGAGGAGCGCTATCGCCTGGGTCTGGCGACCCTGCTGAATGTCCAGAGTGCACGCGCCACCCTGCGTCAGGCGGAGACCGGCCACATCCAGCAGCAGCTCGATTTTCTGGACCGCCTGGCCGACCTGGAGCTCTCGGTGGGACGCACTCTGCGCTGA
- a CDS encoding FAD-dependent oxidoreductase produces the protein MEMTHSDVVVVGAGLAGLTAARDLARAGLSVCLLEARRHPGGATFSLDSPFGRTDNSLHLFLGCYRECLHLLEELGTTEGLDTQPDRYPIHRAGRRGTLVLRPALGALAFPIGLLNASGWNWSDRLSLLKAGIRLQLSDPAEGETVGLLLNRLGLHSPVALEFWREWALSVFNGPLEPLDARLFHSAFRTMFASAQAARPLLTRWPLERLLIGPLSQELERAGGQIRLGAAVRTIKRQPAGGFLLEGESGSVSADRLVWAAAPEALALAWQAESLPGLPQSTDAAGIANLHLPVKTWPWRERLLGLFGERFQFLFRPPVDAGVEERSAILVASGLGQLEGRVLEQEGRELLTRLGLVCEGRGWLIRQPRALPLQTPEWNRLRPLPGELLPGLWVCGAWCRTGLPLTMESAVLSARQMARPMVAQGPRSPIPAC, from the coding sequence GTGGAAATGACACACAGCGATGTGGTGGTGGTGGGAGCCGGGCTGGCCGGTCTCACGGCGGCCCGCGATCTGGCCCGCGCCGGACTTTCCGTTTGCTTGCTCGAGGCGCGACGGCACCCGGGCGGGGCGACTTTCAGTCTGGACTCGCCCTTCGGACGTACCGACAACAGCCTGCATCTCTTTCTGGGCTGCTACCGTGAATGCCTGCATCTGCTTGAAGAGCTGGGCACCACCGAGGGTCTGGACACGCAGCCGGACCGCTATCCAATTCATCGAGCGGGCAGGCGTGGCACCCTTGTGCTGCGACCCGCGCTGGGGGCACTGGCATTTCCCATCGGCCTGCTGAATGCCTCGGGTTGGAACTGGAGCGATCGGCTGTCCCTGCTCAAGGCCGGTATTCGCCTGCAACTCAGCGATCCGGCCGAGGGCGAGACGGTGGGACTACTGCTGAATCGGCTGGGCCTGCACTCGCCAGTGGCACTCGAGTTCTGGCGCGAATGGGCGCTCTCGGTTTTCAATGGTCCCCTCGAGCCCCTGGATGCGCGGTTGTTCCATTCCGCCTTCCGCACCATGTTCGCCAGCGCGCAGGCCGCAAGGCCGCTGCTGACGCGCTGGCCGCTGGAGCGTCTGCTGATTGGACCGCTGAGCCAGGAGCTCGAGCGCGCCGGTGGCCAGATCCGGCTGGGTGCCGCGGTACGCACGATCAAGCGTCAACCGGCTGGCGGATTCCTGCTGGAGGGCGAGAGCGGATCCGTGTCGGCGGATCGGCTGGTCTGGGCGGCAGCGCCCGAGGCGCTGGCGCTTGCCTGGCAGGCAGAGAGCTTGCCCGGACTGCCGCAGTCAACCGATGCGGCGGGCATCGCCAACCTGCACCTGCCCGTGAAAACCTGGCCCTGGCGCGAACGCCTGCTGGGACTTTTTGGAGAGCGCTTCCAGTTTCTCTTCAGGCCGCCGGTCGACGCGGGGGTGGAGGAGCGCTCGGCGATTCTGGTGGCCAGTGGCCTGGGCCAGCTGGAAGGCCGGGTCCTCGAGCAGGAAGGCCGGGAGCTGCTGACCCGCCTCGGGCTCGTGTGTGAAGGCCGGGGCTGGCTGATCCGCCAACCGCGAGCCCTGCCCCTGCAGACTCCCGAGTGGAATCGACTGCGACCGCTTCCGGGCGAATTGCTGCCCGGGCTCTGGGTCTGTGGAGCCTGGTGCCGCACCGGTTTGCCGCTCACCATGGAATCCGCGGTGCTCAGCGCTCGGCAGATGGCGCGGCCGATGGTCGCACAAGGACCACGGAGCCCGATTCCGGCTTGTTGA